From Streptomyces durmitorensis, a single genomic window includes:
- a CDS encoding class I SAM-dependent methyltransferase, which yields MTSTSTAPRDLRDFYEDPSVPVASGDARSLRQARMLADAIGPATARTSVVLDIGCGDGTAAAAAAPFLAGHRVVGVDWSQDALKRAHAHLPYVVRGELTDGGLPFGDGSADAVLFSEVIEHLVDPDSALDELRRVLRPGGHLMLSTPNLAAWYNRGLLLAGVQPVFSEVSLRGIHGRPGSEVVGHLRLYTARALREFVAASGFEVVRLAGAPFHGVPRPLRALDRLACAVPSASSILLLHARRT from the coding sequence GTGACCAGTACCAGCACCGCACCCCGCGACCTGCGGGACTTCTACGAGGACCCCTCCGTCCCCGTCGCCTCCGGCGACGCCCGCAGCCTGCGCCAGGCCCGGATGCTCGCCGACGCCATCGGCCCCGCCACCGCCCGCACCTCCGTCGTCCTCGACATCGGCTGCGGCGACGGCACCGCGGCGGCGGCCGCCGCCCCGTTCCTCGCGGGGCATCGCGTCGTCGGCGTCGACTGGTCCCAGGACGCCCTCAAGCGGGCGCACGCGCACCTGCCGTACGTCGTGCGCGGTGAACTCACCGACGGCGGGCTGCCGTTCGGCGACGGTTCCGCCGACGCCGTCCTCTTCAGCGAGGTCATCGAGCATCTCGTCGATCCCGACAGCGCTCTCGACGAACTGCGCAGAGTGCTCAGGCCAGGGGGGCATCTGATGCTGTCCACACCCAACCTCGCCGCCTGGTACAACCGCGGCCTCCTGCTCGCCGGGGTGCAGCCCGTCTTCTCCGAGGTCAGTCTGCGCGGCATCCACGGGAGGCCGGGGAGCGAAGTCGTGGGGCATCTGCGGCTCTACACCGCCCGCGCGCTGCGGGAGTTCGTCGCCGCGTCCGGCTTCGAGGTGGTGCGCCTCGCCGGCGCGCCCTTCCACGGCGTACCGCGTCCGCTGCGCGCCCTGGACCGGCTCGCCTGCGCCGTGCCGAGCGCCTCGTCGATCCTGCTGCTGCACGCCCGAAGGACGTAA
- a CDS encoding FkbM family methyltransferase, whose product MTGPERSVAKPHKTVAARLAPHLPARLIASLARLVYPRFEPELARLSDLCPRGCSTAVDVGGWYGPWSRRLASRARRVVTVEPVPHLARLLETSTPGNVRVVQAAATDRPGTARLWLPQGDRGDRGVSSLIRRDIHAKAVEVPCLTLDGLGLRDVDFIKIDVDGNELPVLHGAHDLLKRDRPALFIELESRIQPIRPIIELLTRHHGYQGWVLPHDTWLPLAGFDLEAHQNDTSYVVSQGLLRRVLTPRRPRYVNSVLFLPEGRRPGAAVVRDHGAHVR is encoded by the coding sequence GTGACGGGGCCCGAAAGGTCCGTCGCCAAGCCCCACAAGACCGTGGCCGCCCGCCTCGCCCCGCACCTGCCCGCCCGGCTGATCGCCTCCCTGGCCCGCCTCGTCTACCCCCGCTTCGAACCGGAGCTTGCCCGCCTCTCCGACCTCTGCCCGCGCGGCTGCTCCACCGCGGTGGACGTCGGCGGCTGGTACGGCCCCTGGTCGCGCCGCCTGGCCTCGCGTGCGCGCCGCGTGGTGACCGTGGAGCCCGTCCCGCATCTGGCCAGGCTCCTTGAGACCTCCACGCCGGGCAACGTCCGGGTGGTCCAGGCCGCCGCCACCGACCGCCCCGGCACGGCCAGGCTCTGGCTGCCGCAGGGCGACCGCGGGGACCGCGGGGTCTCCTCGCTCATCCGCAGGGACATCCACGCCAAGGCGGTCGAGGTGCCCTGCCTCACCCTGGACGGGCTCGGCCTGCGTGACGTCGACTTCATCAAGATCGACGTGGACGGCAACGAACTGCCGGTCCTGCACGGCGCCCACGATCTGCTCAAACGTGACCGGCCCGCCCTCTTCATCGAGCTGGAGTCCCGCATCCAGCCGATCAGGCCGATCATCGAGCTGCTCACCCGCCACCACGGCTACCAGGGCTGGGTCCTGCCCCACGACACGTGGCTGCCGCTGGCCGGCTTCGACCTGGAGGCGCACCAGAACGACACGTCGTACGTCGTGTCGCAGGGGCTGCTGCGCAGGGTGCTCACTCCGCGCAGACCCCGGTACGTCAACTCGGTGCTCTTCCTTCCCGAAGGGCGCCGCCCGGGAGCCGCGGTGGTGCGCGACCATGGAGCGCATGTCCGCTAG
- a CDS encoding Cmx/CmrA family chloramphenicol efflux MFS transporter gives MPFALYMLGLAVFAQGTSEFMLSGLGPDIAADLDVSLSTAGILTSAFAVGMIVGAPLMAVVGRRWPRRTALLAFLVTFLLVHVVGALTDSFAVLLATRVVGALANAGFLAVALVAAIGMVEPNAKGRATSVLLGGVTLACVAGVPGGALLGQFWGWRSAFWAVALVSVPALIAILRSVPAGAPDIAGAGARGELRSLRAPRLLVTLLLGALVNGATFCTFTYLSPVITNVTGFSESWVPALLALFGVGSFIGVTAAGRFADARPVPFLLTGAVALLAGWVLFALTAGNPVVAVVLVLVQGALSFGVGSALITQALYAATGAPTLAGGFATAALNVGAAIGPVGGGIALSAGLGHRSPLWVSALLVTMALMVGAAALLRRRQPPPGESGSESRCSSPQVNSATQRRG, from the coding sequence ATGCCCTTTGCTCTCTACATGCTCGGCCTTGCCGTCTTCGCGCAAGGCACATCCGAGTTCATGCTCTCCGGTCTCGGCCCTGACATCGCCGCCGACCTCGATGTGTCCCTCTCGACCGCGGGCATCCTGACCTCGGCCTTCGCCGTGGGGATGATCGTCGGTGCGCCGTTGATGGCCGTCGTCGGCCGCCGGTGGCCGCGCAGGACCGCGCTGCTCGCCTTCCTGGTCACCTTTCTGCTCGTCCATGTCGTCGGAGCGCTGACGGACAGCTTCGCCGTGCTGCTCGCGACCCGGGTCGTCGGTGCGCTCGCCAACGCCGGGTTCCTCGCCGTGGCCCTGGTTGCCGCCATCGGCATGGTCGAGCCGAACGCCAAGGGGCGGGCCACGTCCGTGCTGCTCGGCGGCGTCACCCTCGCCTGTGTCGCGGGCGTGCCCGGCGGCGCGCTCCTCGGCCAGTTCTGGGGGTGGCGGTCCGCTTTCTGGGCGGTGGCCCTGGTCTCGGTGCCCGCCCTCATCGCCATCCTGCGGTCCGTGCCCGCCGGTGCGCCCGACATCGCGGGGGCCGGCGCGCGCGGAGAGCTGCGGTCGCTGCGTGCACCGCGCCTCCTGGTGACTCTGCTCCTGGGGGCGCTGGTGAACGGCGCGACCTTCTGCACGTTCACCTATCTCTCGCCGGTGATCACCAACGTCACCGGTTTCTCGGAGAGTTGGGTGCCCGCGCTGCTCGCGCTCTTCGGCGTGGGGTCGTTCATCGGGGTCACGGCCGCCGGGCGGTTCGCCGACGCGCGGCCCGTGCCGTTCCTGCTCACGGGCGCGGTGGCGCTGCTCGCCGGGTGGGTGCTGTTCGCGCTGACCGCCGGGAATCCGGTGGTGGCCGTCGTGCTCGTCCTCGTCCAGGGCGCGCTGTCCTTCGGCGTCGGCTCCGCGCTGATCACCCAGGCGCTGTACGCGGCGACCGGCGCCCCCACGCTCGCGGGCGGCTTCGCCACGGCCGCGCTGAACGTGGGCGCCGCGATCGGCCCCGTGGGCGGCGGCATCGCCCTCTCGGCGGGGCTCGGCCACCGCTCGCCGCTGTGGGTGAGCGCGCTCCTGGTGACGATGGCGCTCATGGTGGGGGCGGCGGCACTCCTGCGCAGGCGTCAGCCGCCGCCGGGGGAGTCCGGCAGCGAGAGCCGTTGCAGCAGCCCCCAGGTGAACTCCGCGACGCAGCGCCGCGGCTGA
- a CDS encoding Trm112 family protein: MNPEDPLLKILACPLDKGPLHLLEPAEPLVPQEVLYNPRLRRRYPIVDGIPQLLPSSGEQMSEDEHEQLLKRISP; encoded by the coding sequence ATGAACCCCGAAGACCCGCTTCTGAAGATCCTGGCCTGTCCGCTGGACAAAGGGCCGCTGCATCTCCTGGAGCCCGCGGAACCCCTCGTACCGCAAGAGGTCCTCTACAACCCGCGCCTGCGCCGCCGCTACCCGATCGTCGACGGCATACCGCAGCTGCTGCCCTCCTCGGGAGAGCAGATGTCGGAGGACGAGCACGAGCAGCTCCTGAAGCGGATCTCCCCGTGA